A region from the Vicia villosa cultivar HV-30 ecotype Madison, WI linkage group LG3, Vvil1.0, whole genome shotgun sequence genome encodes:
- the LOC131658930 gene encoding uncharacterized protein LOC131658930 yields the protein MGNCLKGQSSNKYATDDEDEWDFPASKGNNMAEKIGVTGAKTTTEVKIKITKKQLEELLRKVDIRELKVDQVLTQLINHSNGYKSFERSWRPALQSIPEMD from the coding sequence ATGGGAAATTGTTTGAAGGGCCAATCATCAAACAAATACGCGACCGACGACGAGGATGAATGGGATTTTCCGGCATCCAAAGGCAACAATATGGCCGAAAAAATCGGAGTCACGGGCGCCAAAACAACGACGGAGGTAAAGATCAAGATTACCAAGAAACAATTAGAAGAGTTGTTGAGAAAAGTGGACATAAGAGAATTAAAGGTAGATCAAGTTTTGACCCAATTGATAAACCATAGTAATGGCTATAAATCATTTGAGAGATCTTGGAGACCTGCACTTCAAAGCATCCCTGAAATGGATTGA